In Lycium ferocissimum isolate CSIRO_LF1 chromosome 11, AGI_CSIRO_Lferr_CH_V1, whole genome shotgun sequence, a single genomic region encodes these proteins:
- the LOC132036814 gene encoding uncharacterized protein LOC132036814 produces the protein MLEEMVYFRHYTSPSTKLRYLVVETEDGAEQTRFLIHTILAGRYASPWPSLRNPLHMANWTSEKTQNSNRSSKMWSLQAPNHHHANIASALPCLARRIIQGEIRWGDTVTIEGEYRHIPGYWEWAEDILGRSQEILGTAQIYDAVYASLFTYDRNSDILQAFCEAWCPKTNTLLTSVGELSISLWDLHVFGGLPIWGSLYEEVVP, from the exons Atg CTTGAAGAGATGGTTTACTTCAGACACTACACTTCCCCATCCACCAAACTCAGGTATCTCGTAGTTGAGACTGAAGATGGCGCGGAGCAAACTAGATTCTTGATTCATACCATACTAGCTGGGCGATATGCGAGTCCGTGGCCTTCTTTGAGGAATCCGCTTCATATGGCAAATTGGACGTCGGAGAAAACCCAAAATTCTAATCGATCATCCAAGATGTGGTCACTCCAAGCACCAAACCATCATCATGCCAACATTGCGTCCGCGCTACCGTGCTTAGCTCGTCGTATAATTCAAGGAGAGATACGCTGGGGAGACACCGTGACGATTGAGGGAGAGTATCGTCACATTCCAGGGTATTGGGAATGGGCTGAAGATATACTTGGGAGGAGTCAAGAAATCTTGGGTACGGCTCAGATTTACGATGCGGTTTACGCTTCACTTTTTACTTACGATCGCAATTCAGATATTCTGCAAGCATTTTGTGAAGCTTGGTGCCCCAAGACGAATACACTCCTTACATCTGTTGGTGAATTATCCATTTCCCTTTGGGACTTACATGTTTTTGGAGGCTTACCTATTTGGGGTTCTCTTTATGAAGAAGTGGTTCCTTAG